A genomic segment from Pseudomonas sp. S09G 359 encodes:
- a CDS encoding glycine zipper domain-containing protein, with amino-acid sequence MKFSSILLLSLGLVSGAAMAGGTTEAGVGGALGGVLGSVVGQQLGGNTGSTIGAALGGAGGSAVGADKRSRGEAAIGGALGAAGGNVVGRSVGGSTGALIGSAAGGGAGGALGNYMGNKSDDDDRRSRDNRRYDRDDHRGRGHAYGHRKNKHHYRHR; translated from the coding sequence ATGAAGTTCTCCTCGATTCTCTTGTTGTCCCTTGGCCTGGTCAGTGGCGCAGCCATGGCCGGTGGCACCACCGAAGCCGGTGTGGGCGGCGCATTGGGCGGGGTTTTAGGTTCGGTTGTCGGTCAGCAGCTCGGCGGCAATACCGGCTCCACCATCGGTGCAGCCCTGGGTGGCGCCGGCGGTAGCGCGGTAGGCGCCGATAAACGCAGCCGCGGTGAAGCAGCCATCGGCGGCGCCCTGGGTGCAGCGGGCGGCAACGTGGTAGGCCGCAGTGTCGGCGGCAGCACCGGTGCACTGATCGGCTCGGCGGCCGGCGGTGGCGCGGGTGGTGCATTGGGTAACTACATGGGCAACAAGAGCGATGACGATGATCGCCGTTCCCGTGACAACCGCCGTTACGATCGTGACGATCATCGCGGCCGTGGCCATGCCTATGGGCATCGCAAGAACAAGCATCACTACCGTCACCGGTAA